GTTCCAGACGCAGCATTCACCACCTTAACCAGCCTTGCCCCAGTCAAGCCAGTCGCTCATCAACCGATGGGCAATGGTGCCGGGCGCGGGGGCCTTTACCGTTTCAGTCTCAAGATCGATCATCGCCTGCAACTCGGCCCGGCTGAACCAGCGGCAATCGGCCAGTTCGTTCTCGTCGCGGGAAATCTCGAAGCTCAAGGCCTGTGCATAGCAGCCGATCATCAGTTGATGTGGCATCGGCCAGGGCTGGGAGGCGTGGTAGCGCACACGCCCAATGGTGATGGCGGCCTCCTCATAGGTCTCGCGCCGCACGGCGTTTTCGATGGTTTCCGCCGGTTCGACAAAGCCTGCAAGGCAAGAATACATGCCTTCTGGAAAATGCGCTCCGCGCCCCAGCAGGCAGCGGTCGTTGTCCTCATCCACTGTCATCATGATTACCACGGGATCAGTGCGCGGAAAGGCCATGCGCCCACAGGCCGGACATTCGCGCTTGTAGCCGCCAAGCCGTGGCTCCATCGGCTTGCCGCAGGTGCCGCAGAAGCGGTTCTCACTGTTCCAGTGCAAGAGACTGAAGCCCTGTGCTGCCTCGCCGACCAGTTCGGCATCAATATTGGGATCACGAAACAGCTCGCGCGCTGTTAAGGCCTTGTAGCCAGTGGCAAGCTGCTCCTCGCTGATTGTCACGGGGACGGCGATGCGCGGCTCGCCGCTGGGGCGGCGACCCAAAAGCACGGCATTGTCGAGGTCCGGTCGCAGGGCGGTCAGCTCGTAAGGCGCAAATAGCGGGTCCAGCACCAGTCCTTCATGCTTGAACACCAGCCGATTGCCGGCAAAAGCCAGCACATGCATGCCCTCGGCCTTGAAAGCCTCGGAAAGGCTCTCTTCCGAGCGATGCTCGGCATAGCGCTCCAGTCCGTTGCCGGAAAAGGCGGTGAGGGCGCTTGCCTC
The Allorhizobium ampelinum S4 genome window above contains:
- the nudC gene encoding NAD(+) diphosphatase, giving the protein MTSISLFDIDTPHPEASALTAFSGNGLERYAEHRSEESLSEAFKAEGMHVLAFAGNRLVFKHEGLVLDPLFAPYELTALRPDLDNAVLLGRRPSGEPRIAVPVTISEEQLATGYKALTARELFRDPNIDAELVGEAAQGFSLLHWNSENRFCGTCGKPMEPRLGGYKRECPACGRMAFPRTDPVVIMMTVDEDNDRCLLGRGAHFPEGMYSCLAGFVEPAETIENAVRRETYEEAAITIGRVRYHASQPWPMPHQLMIGCYAQALSFEISRDENELADCRWFSRAELQAMIDLETETVKAPAPGTIAHRLMSDWLDWGKAG